Proteins from a single region of Melanotaenia boesemani isolate fMelBoe1 chromosome 3, fMelBoe1.pri, whole genome shotgun sequence:
- the LOC121636835 gene encoding immunoglobulin-like and fibronectin type III domain-containing protein 1 produces the protein MSSKTPQEEPKVVIKKRSRVPGVMINQFVEQLPLGQATPDFTRKPMPVTVQEGKKAFFKAMVNGQPEPAVTWSRNKGEMDDPENYKIRYDERTQEHILEIPSVQLDQADTYKCFATNEYGKAICTVVLNVFEVGFKKKPQGDNGQGSQDFRKMLKKTTVVKRKKQLPPKKEGEIDPKLWELLLSAPRKDYERICLEFGVTDFRWMLKKLKQMEKERVEEQAKVVENLENMKQIEVKPSGRAEFSFDMTLLDHNSAINVYKDGASVPYDDDENSKHSLKKTGTNYVFSINDPQKEDAGLYQVDVEETNILTTDFQVPDVEFAAMIKDIKVTESEDAVFQCVLSTPLNRIVWSKVDSSLEHGDKYEITVSEDKVTHTLRVKNCQIADNGAYYAIAGITSSSASLKVEADPHGRKETKTDQDDKSKLQLENKQKLQKERQDVGTAKDAEAGNDVAHEGASAVQGDGTNGGAGKTGGDGGDGFGDGSGGVGSENSGKDGDQDDGDGKNKNILDDGGDKNATDDKKKKRSRAGPLVPDTVVEKGVRFVSGLSDTVVNVGERVELSCKLSSETSEGCWYKNGKLLTNQEGVNIIKDGSCHSMTIDCCNKDDAAVYRFEAEGRKSEASLDVHDPPKLDLDALGNFKNAVIVKAGENAQWKLPYSGGAPMNIQWYKDDDELLPGINVKIETSDTESQLRLTKCQRKDSGEVKIKLKNEFGTIEAVSKLVVLDKPTPPQCPVDIIESAVTSVEFKWKPPKDNGGSPITNYIIERQQLGRNKWINIGEIPGKPTYKDSDVDPGRRYCYRIRAKNGEGVSDYLQTEDIPAGVLRYPGPPTTPKVVSAYKDCINLSWCPPCDTGGTKIVGYNLEKNKIGTNYWSLVNQNGPVADTKYAVKDVFEGAAYQFRVSAINLSGAGDPSIPCDAVTARNPMKPPGKVTDLKLTSSSYTTFSLAWIKPKEVKGVEDEAQGYYVEIRPIESLEWTRCNAIPITLTSYTVIGLKAMATYWVRVIATNYGGDGEPCSLDNYVIAMPPPVKPKFKGRNMKTLMVVRSGNTVRLNINFEASPLPDITWIKDGVPVAKHVTITNSDKGSQLLIPTSERSDSGIYTITVKNIVGQESFNVEIRVTDDPKPPGPVELDQNIPGTVTLTWTPSPDEKRDDRLHYMVSKRDSFKRTWRIAADNLFNNKFTIVNILPGREYNFRVFAKNDMGLSAPSESPMFAIKKEKGKFKVNMPQIKSLDFESPPAFIVPLKRRTAPQGYECYMTCAVKGDPAPRVTWYRNNISLNTNTNYYITNTCGVCSMLILQVGPKDNGEYKVIIENKLGAAESSMTLNVRD, from the exons ATGAGTTCCAAAACTCCTCAAGAAGAACCAAAAG TGGTCATCAAGAAGCGGTCTAGAGTTCCTGGGGTTATGATCAACCAGTTTGTTGAGCAGCTTCCTTTAGGACAGGCAACGCCTGACTTCACCCGGAAACCGATGCCTGTGACTGTTCAAGAGG gtaaaaaagcatttttcaaaGCTATGGTGAATGGACAGCCAGAGCCAGCTGTCACGTGGAGTCGCAATAAAGGTGAAATGGATGACCCAGAAAACTACAAGATCCGATATGATGAAAGAACTCAAGAGCACATTCTTgag ataCCCAGTGTGCAACTTGACCAAGCCGACACCTACAAGTGCTTTGCAACCAACGAGTACGGAAAAGCTATCTGTACAGTCGTCCTGAATGTTTTTGAAG TTGGCTTTAAGAAGAAACCCCAGGGAG aTAATGGACAGGGATCACAGGATTTCAGAAAAATGCTCAAGAAAAC AACTgttgtcaaaagaaaaaagcaactGCCACCCAAGAAGGAGGGAGAAATCGATCCTAAACTCTGGGAACTGCTTCTCAGTGCACCAAGAAAGGACTATGAAAGAATTTGCTTGGAGTTTGGAGTGACTGATTTCCGCTGGATGTTGAAGAAActaaaacagatggaaaaggagAGGGTGGAAGAACAGGCAAAG GTTGTAGAGAATCTGGAGAATATGAAACAAATTGAAGTGAAACCAAGTGGAAGAGCTGAATTTAGCTTTGACATGACACTCCTGGATCACAACAGTGCAATTAATGTatacaag GATGGAGCATCGGTTccatatgatgatgatgaaaactCAAAACATAGCCTTAAGAAAACAGGgacaaactatgtttttagtATCAACGACCCTCAGAAAGAAGATGCTGGATTATATCAGGTTGATGTTGAAGAGACAAACATTCTTACTACTGACTTTCAAG TGCCTGATGTGGAGTTTGCAGCTATGATCAAGGATATTAAAGTCACTGAAAGTGAAGATGCCGTCTTTCAGTGTGTCTTGTCGACACCCCTCAACAGAATTGTTTGGTCAAAAGTGGACTCATCTCTCGAACACGGAGACAAATACGAGATCACCGTCTCAGAGGACAAAGTAACTCACACGCTGAGAGTTAAAAACTGTCAAATAGCAGATAATGGAGCATATTACGCCATTGCTGGCATTACCTCCAGCAGCGCTTCTCTGAAAGTGGAAG CTGATCCACATGGTCGAAAGGAAACTAAAACTGATCAAGATGACAAGTCTAAACTACAGCTGGAAAATAAGCAGAAGCTTCAAAAGGAGAGACAAGATGTGGGCACGGCAAAAGATGCAGAAGCTGGAAATGATGTTGCACATGAAGGAGCCAGTGCTGTACAAGGGGATGGGACAAACGGAGGAGCTGGAAAAACTGGAGGAGATGGGGGAGATGGTTTTGGTGATGGCAGTGGTGGTGTGGGCTCTGAGAATTCAGGGAAAGATGGAGACCAGGATGATGGAGATGGCAAGAATAAGAACATattggatgatggaggtgataaaaatgcaacagacgataagaaaaagaaacgaTCGCGAGCTGGTCCTTTGGTTCCGGACACTGTCGTAG AGAAGGGCGTTCGCTTTGTCAGTGGGCTCTCAGATACGGTCGTCAATGTTGGTGAACGAGTAGAGCTGTCCTGCAAACTGAGCAGTGAGACTTCAGAAGGATGCTGGTATAAAAATGGGAAGCTG TTAACCAATCAGGAGGGGGTAAATATCATAAAAGATGGATCGTGTCACAGCATGACTATTGACTGCTGTAATAAAGACGATGCAGCTGTTTACCGCTTTGAAGCTGAAGGACGAAAATCAGAGGCATCACTTGACGTTCATG ACCCACCAAAACTTGACCTTGATGCTTTGGGAAATTTCAAAAATGCAGTCATTGTAAAGGCAGGTGAAAACGCCCAATGGAAGCTGCCTTACTCTGGTGGAGCCCCAATGAACATACAGTGGTACAAAGATGATGACGAGCTTTTGCCTGGCATCAATGTGAAGATTGAGACATCAGATACTGAAAGCCAGCTACGCCTCACGAAGTGTCAAAGGAAAGACAGTGGAgaggttaaaataaaactaaaaaatgaatttGGAACAATAGAAGCTGTTTCAAAACTTGTTGTACTGG acaaaccaacacctCCGCAATGCCCTGTGGACATCATAGAAAGTGCTGTAACATCTGTTGAATTTAAATGGAAACCACCAAAAGATAATGGTGGTTCACCAATCACAAACTATATTATAGAACGGCAGCAACTGGGGcgaaataaatggataaatattGGTGAGATCCCTGGCAAACCAACCTACAAAGATTCAGATGTGGACCCTGGAAGGAGATACTGCTACCGCATCAGAGCCAAAAATGGAGAGGGTGTCAGTGATTACCTGCAGACAGAGGACATACCAGCTGGTGTATTAC GTTATCCTGGACCACCAACAACACCCAAAGTAGTCAGTGCCTATAAGGACTGCATCAACCTGTCATGGTGTCCTCCATGTGACACTGGAGGGACCAAAATAGTTGGATACAATTTGGAAAAGAACAAGATAGGCACGAATTACTGGAGCCTTGTAAACCAAAATGGGCCAGTTGCAG ACACAAAGTATGCTGTGAAAGATGTCTTTGAAGGTGCAGCATATCAGTTCAGAGTTTCTGCTATCAATCTGTCTGGTGCAGGAGATCCCAGTATTCCCTGTGACGCAGTTACTGCAAGAAATCCAATGA AACCACCAGGAAAAGTGACAGATCTTAAATTAACATCATCAAGTTACACTACATTTTCGCTGGCTTGGATCAAACCTAAGGAAGTAAAAGGTGTAGAAGATGAAGCCCAAGGGTACTATGTGGAGATCAGACCAATAGAGAGCCTTGAATGGACCCGATGTAATGCCATCCCAATTACTCTGACTTCCTACACTGTTATTGGCCTCAAGGCGATGGCCACATACTGGGTGAGAGTAATTGCCACAAATTATGGAGGTGATGGAGAACCGTGCAGCCTTGACAATTATGTAATTGCCATGCCGCCTCCAG TGAAGCCAAAGTTTAAAGGACGCAACATGAAGACCCTTATGGTGGTGAGATCTGGAAACACTGTTCGTCTCAACATCAACTTTGAG gCCTCCCCGTTACCTGACATTACCTGGATAAAGGATGGCGTTCCTGTGGCCAAACATGTAACCATTACAAACTCTGATAAAGGTTCTCAACTTTTAATTCCCACATCCGAGAGGTCAGATAGCGGCATCTACACCATCACTGTAAAGAACATTGTCGGCCAGGAAAGCTTCAATGTTGAAATCAGAGTTACAG aTGATCCTAAGCCTCCAGGTCCTGTGGAACTGGATCAGAACATCCCAGGAACAGTGACCCTCACCTGGACTCCCTCTCCAGATGAGAAGAGAGATGATAGGCTACACTACATGGTATCCAAGCGTGACTCCTTTAAACGCACTTGGAGGATAGCAGCAGACAACCTTTTTAACAATAAGTTCACGATTGTCAATATTCTGCCTGGACGGGAATATAACTTCAGAGTGTTTGCTAAAAATGATATGGGGCTTTCAGCACCGTCCGAGTCCCCGATGTTCGcaatcaaaaaggaaaaag GGAAGTTCAAAGTAAACATGCCTCAGATTAAATCCTTGGACTTCGAGTCACCTCCAGCATTTATTGTCCCCCTGAAGAGGCGCACGGCTCCTCAAGGGTACGAATGCTACATGACCTGTGCAGTAAAAGGTGATCCTGCTCCACGTGTGACATGGTACCGCAACAATATCAGCCTCAACACCAACACCAACTACTACATCACAAACACATGCGGAGTCTGCTCCATGCTCATACTGCAGGTGGGACCCAAAGACAATGGAGAATACAAAGTCATCATAGAGAACAAACTGGGGGCAGCAGAGTCGTCTATGACACTGAATGTTAGAG ACTGA